Sequence from the Egibacter rhizosphaerae genome:
CAGAACGTCTGCCGCGGGTTCACCGAGCGCTACGAGGAGCACGGCGGCGAGATCGTGCTCGAGGAGAGCTTCACCCAGGGCGACGGGACCGTCGAGCAGGTCACGGGCTCGGTGGCCGGGGGGGACAGCGACGCGGTGCTGCTCTGCAGCTTCCCACCGGACCTGCCGAGCTATCTCGCGCAGCTGCGCGCCACGGGCGTCGACCAGCCCCTGCTCGCCCCGTGGTCCGGGGACGGCGACTTCTGGATCGACGCCGTGCCCGACCTGAGCGACTACCACTACGCGACCTTCGTGTCCGTCTTCGGCGACGATCCCGAGGACGAGGTGAACGAGCTGATCGCGGCCTTCGAGGACCGCACGGGCGAGCCGCCGGCCACCGGAGGGTTCGTCACCGGGGCGTCCGCGGTCCAGGCGATCGCCGAGGCGGTCGAGCGCGCGGGCACCACCGACGGGGAGGCGCTCGCCGACGAGTTCCTCGCCTTCGACGGGTTCGAGTCGGTCTCGGGGCCGATCACGTTCACCGAGGACGTGCACATCCTCACCGACCGGCCCTTCCGGATCATGGAGGTCCAGGACGGGGAGTACTCCGTGCGCGAGCTGCGGACGGCCGAGTCGCCGCCCATGCCGGAGTGAGGACCAGCGTCAGACCGTGGGGCCGGCCGTGACCGACGCAGGGGAGCGCGGGGCGCCCGGCGAACCGGAGCCGGGGACCCTGCGCGCGGTCGACATCCACCGCGCCTTCGAGGGGATCGCGGTCCTGCAGGGCGTGAACCTCGAGGTGCGCCCGGGCGAGGTGCTCGGGCTCATCGGGCCGAACGGGGCTGGCAAGACGACGCTGGTCAACATCCTGACCGGCTTCGACGGGCCGGACCGGGGTGCGATCTGGCTGAACGGCCGCGGGGTGACGCGCCTGCGGGCGCACCGCCGCGCGAGGCTCGGGCTCGCCCGTACCTTCCAGCACGGGCACCTCTTCGCGGGTCTCACGGTGCGGGAGAACATCGAGGCCAGCGCGTTGGGGGTCGGGGCGTCGCCGCGGGCCGCGCGCGCTCGCGCCGACGAGCTCCTCGCGCGGTTCGGGCTCGCGGATCAGCCCACTGCGTCGGCGGGCGTCCTGCCGCCGGGCCAGGAACGCCGGCTCGGGATGGCCCGCGCGCTCGCGACCGAGCCGCGCTACGTGCTGCTCGACGAGCCCGCGGCCGGCCTGAACGAGGCCGAGGTGCCGGCCTTCGAGGACGCGATCCGGGCGATGGGCGCCAGCGGGACCGGGGTGCTGTTGATCGAGCACAACGTCGCGATGATCCTCGCGCTCTGCGACCGGATCGTCGTGCTCGACCAGGGCGTGGTGATCGCCGAGGGCGACCCCGCGACGATCCGCGGCGACGACCAGGTGGCCGCCGCCTACCTCGGGCTCGCCACCGATCACGGTCCGAGGGGCTGAGGATGCTCGCGATCGACGGGCTCGACGTGCGCTACGGCTCGGTGCGAGCGCTCCACGGGGTCACACTGCGGGTCGAGGAGGGGGAGGTCGTCGGGCTCATCGGCCCGAACGGCGCGGGCAAGTCCACCCTCCTGCACACCGTCATGGGCCTCGTCGCCCCCGCCGCGGGCGATGTCCGGCTGCGTGGGGACTCCCTCGTGGGTCGCCCCACCGAGCGGATCACGCGCTCGGGGGTGGCGCTGGTGCCGGAGGGACGGCGGGTCTTCGGCCAGATCACCGTCGACGAGAACCTGCGGCTCGGCCTGCTCGGACGGCGCGACGCGGGCGGGGCGGACGACGACCTCGCCCGCGTGCACGAGCTGTTCCCGGTGCTGCGCGACTTCCGCCAGCGCAAGGCCGGGATCCTGTCCGGCGGTCAGCAGCAGATGCTCGCGATCGCCCGCGCGCTCTTGTCCCAGCCGGACCTTCTCCTGCTCGACGAGCCGTCGCTGGGCCTCGCGCCCGCGCTCGTCGAAGACGTGTTCGCCGCCCTGGAGGCGATCCGCGCCGACGGGCGGACCATCCTGATCGTGGAGCAGCGGGCCCAGCGGACGGTCGCCTTCGCCGACCGGACCGAGGTCCTCGCCGGCGGGGAGATGCGGCTCACGCTGGGGCCGGAGGACGCCGCGGCGACGGAACGAATGGCGGAGGCGTACTTCGGCGCATGACTTATCTCCAGCTCGCCATCGACGCGATCAGCCTCGGGATGCTCTACGCACTCGTGGCCACCGGGCTCGCGCTCGTGTTCGGGGTGATGCGCCTCATCAACCTCGCGCACGGGGAGCTGCTCACCGCGGGTGCGTACAGCCTCACGCTGACCGCGGCATGGGCGACCGGGGCGCGCTTGCTCGTGTTGTTGCTGGTGGTGCTCGGCCTCGCGTTGGTGCTCGAGCGCGTCGCCTTCCGGCCGGTGCGGGACGCGAGCCCGGCGACGATGCTCGTCCTCACGTTCGCCATCGCGTACTTCCTGCAAGCACTGTCCCGCCTGCTGTTCACCGCGCAGGGGCGAGGTGTGCAGGTGCTCCCGATCCTCGACGCGCCCGTTCTCGCCGGGGACCTGCGCTTGCGCCTGCTCACCGTCGTGACCGCGGTGCTCGGGGCGGTGCTCCTCACCGCCACCGGGCTCTTCCTGACCCGTACGAGCACGGGCCTGCAGATGCGCGCGGCCGCCGCGGACTTCGAGACGGCCCGGCTGTTGGGGGTGAACGCGAACCACGTCATTCGCACCGCGTTCGTGATCGCCGCGGTCCTCGCGGCCGCGGTCGCGGTGATCCTCGTCGTGCAGCGACCCACGGTCACACCGGACTTCGGCTTCCAGGTCACGATCGTCGGGCTCATCGGCGTCGTGGTCGGCGGCCTCGACCGGTTGGTGAGCGGCGCCCTCGGCGGCTTCCTCATCGGAGTCATCAACTCCGTCCTCGGCAACACGCTGCCGACCGACACGCGGGTGTTCCTCACCTCGTGGCTGTTCCTGGCGGTGATCGCCCTCTTGGTGCTGCGGCCCCAGGGGCTGTTCGCGCGCCGCGACGCGATGGCGGAGCGCGTCTGATGCGGGCACGGGTGCAGGCACTCTGGCCGTTGCTGGGGCCGGCGTCGCTCGTCGTCGTCGCCGCCGTGGGATCGCTGGGCCTGTCGAGCGGGCTCCAGTTCCAGATGCGGTTCGCGTTCGTGTTGCTCACCATCGTGGTCGGGCTCTACGTGTTCGTCGGCAACTCCGGCGTGGTGTCGTTCGGCCACGTCAGCTTCGTCGCGGTCGGCGCGTTCACGGCGGGTCTGTTGACGATCGCGCCGCCCCAGAAGCAGGCGTTCATGCCCGACCTGTTGCCGGTCCTCGCCGAGGCGCGCGTGTCGCCGCCGGTGGCCCTGCTGGCCGCGGCCGCGGTGGGCGGGATCATGGCCTTCCTGGTGGCGTTGCCGCTCATGCGCCTCTCCGGGCTCGCGGCGGGGATCGCGACGTTCGGCGTGCTGATGATCACCCTGAACGTGCTGCGCAACTGGGAGAGCGTGGGGCCGGGCGTGCGGACCATGACCGGCATCCCGCAGCACACCGGCCTCGCGGTGGCGGCTGGCGGGGCCCTCGTAGCGATGGTGATCGCGTTCGCCTACCAGCGCAGCCGGTTCGGGCGCCGGCTGCGCGCGGCGCGCGAGGACCACAACGCCGCGCGGGCGACCGGAGTCAACATCTACCTCGAGCGGGTTCGCGCCTTCACGCTGAGCGGGGTCATCGCCGGATTCGCCGGCGCGCAGCTGGCCCACCTGCTCGGGAGCATCAGCACGGAGCAGGTGGCGCTCGACCTCACGTTCGTGACCCTCGCGATGCTCGTCGTCGGGGGAACGGGCAGCCTGTGGGCGGCCGTCGCCGGGACCGGCGTCATCAGCTTCCTGAACCAGTTCCTGGGGGAGGCCGAGACCGGGTTGTCGTTCGGGTTGTTCGAGGTGACGCTGCCGACCGGTACGCGCCCGCTGATCGTGGCCGGGGTCATGGCCGGGATGCTGATCCTGCGGCCCCAGGGCATCACCGGAGGCCGCGAACTGCCGTGGCCCCGCCGCCCGGACACCGCGGCGGGCCGACGACGACGCCGGACGGCGAGGGAGGCGGCATGAACGCCGACGCGGACGCGGTCGTCATCGGTGCCGGGCACAACGGCTTGGCGTCGGCCATCGTGCTCGCCCGCGCGGGCTGGGACGTGGTGGTCTGCGAGCGCAACGAGTCGCCGGGTGGCGCGATTCGGACCGAGGAGGTCACGCTCCCCGGGTACCGCCACGACCTGTTCGCCGCGAACCTCAATCTGTTCATGGGGTCGGCGTTCTTCGCAGAGTTCGGCGACGATCTCGCACGCCACGGTTTCTCGGTCGTGACGGCCCAGCGGGCCTACGGGTCCGTGTTCCCCGACGGGCGGTTCCTCGGCGTCGAGCAGGACCCGGAGGCCACGCGGGCGAGCCTCGCGCAGGTGGATCCCGACGACGCGGAGGCGTGGGAAGCGCTGCACGCACGCTTCGCCGCGATCGCGCCGCACCTCTTCCCGCTGCTGGGGGTGCCGTTGCCCTCCGTGGCTGCGGTGCGCGGGCTGCTGCGCGGCACGCGGGCACTCGGTCGGCGGTGGCCCCTGGACCTCGCCCGCCTGCTGGCACAGTCACCCCGGGAGCTGTTCGAGGAGCACTTCGTCTCCCCCGAGGTGCAGGCACTCTGCGCGGCCTGGGGCATGCACCTGGATTTCCCTCCGAGCATGTCCGGGGGCGCGCTGTTCCCCTTCCTCGAGTCGCAGGCGTCCGCCGCCAACGGGATGGCGCTCGGCCGCGGCGGGGCGGGCACCCTCATCGCCGCGATGGTCGGGCTACTGGAGGAGAAGGGGGGCGAGGTTCGCTGTGGCGCGCCGGTGGACCGGGTCATGGTCGACGGGGGCCGTGCCCTCGGGGTGCAGTTGGTCGGTGGCGAGCGCCTGAGGGCGCGCCGGGCCGTGATCGGCAACGTGACGCC
This genomic interval carries:
- a CDS encoding ABC transporter ATP-binding protein; this encodes MTDAGERGAPGEPEPGTLRAVDIHRAFEGIAVLQGVNLEVRPGEVLGLIGPNGAGKTTLVNILTGFDGPDRGAIWLNGRGVTRLRAHRRARLGLARTFQHGHLFAGLTVRENIEASALGVGASPRAARARADELLARFGLADQPTASAGVLPPGQERRLGMARALATEPRYVLLDEPAAGLNEAEVPAFEDAIRAMGASGTGVLLIEHNVAMILALCDRIVVLDQGVVIAEGDPATIRGDDQVAAAYLGLATDHGPRG
- a CDS encoding phytoene desaturase family protein, with product MNADADAVVIGAGHNGLASAIVLARAGWDVVVCERNESPGGAIRTEEVTLPGYRHDLFAANLNLFMGSAFFAEFGDDLARHGFSVVTAQRAYGSVFPDGRFLGVEQDPEATRASLAQVDPDDAEAWEALHARFAAIAPHLFPLLGVPLPSVAAVRGLLRGTRALGRRWPLDLARLLAQSPRELFEEHFVSPEVQALCAAWGMHLDFPPSMSGGALFPFLESQASAANGMALGRGGAGTLIAAMVGLLEEKGGEVRCGAPVDRVMVDGGRALGVQLVGGERLRARRAVIGNVTPQALFGQLIPPAQVPDEFERRVRAFRHGPATFMLHLAMSDLPDWSASAEARDYAYIHVAGYLEDMDLAYVRAVAGRLPEHPTLVVGQPTAVDPTRAPDGEHVLWVQVRQVPSAIHGDAAGEIEARSWDEAKEPYADRILDLIEAHAPGTRDKVRARSAWSPADLEAADPNLVGGDSLAGSHHLMQHFFLRPVPGWSRYRTPIDGLYLCGAATWPGAGVGAGSGHLLGQQLTRSRTRRRR
- a CDS encoding ABC transporter ATP-binding protein, which encodes MLAIDGLDVRYGSVRALHGVTLRVEEGEVVGLIGPNGAGKSTLLHTVMGLVAPAAGDVRLRGDSLVGRPTERITRSGVALVPEGRRVFGQITVDENLRLGLLGRRDAGGADDDLARVHELFPVLRDFRQRKAGILSGGQQQMLAIARALLSQPDLLLLDEPSLGLAPALVEDVFAALEAIRADGRTILIVEQRAQRTVAFADRTEVLAGGEMRLTLGPEDAAATERMAEAYFGA
- a CDS encoding branched-chain amino acid ABC transporter permease, whose product is MTYLQLAIDAISLGMLYALVATGLALVFGVMRLINLAHGELLTAGAYSLTLTAAWATGARLLVLLLVVLGLALVLERVAFRPVRDASPATMLVLTFAIAYFLQALSRLLFTAQGRGVQVLPILDAPVLAGDLRLRLLTVVTAVLGAVLLTATGLFLTRTSTGLQMRAAAADFETARLLGVNANHVIRTAFVIAAVLAAAVAVILVVQRPTVTPDFGFQVTIVGLIGVVVGGLDRLVSGALGGFLIGVINSVLGNTLPTDTRVFLTSWLFLAVIALLVLRPQGLFARRDAMAERV
- a CDS encoding branched-chain amino acid ABC transporter permease, yielding MRARVQALWPLLGPASLVVVAAVGSLGLSSGLQFQMRFAFVLLTIVVGLYVFVGNSGVVSFGHVSFVAVGAFTAGLLTIAPPQKQAFMPDLLPVLAEARVSPPVALLAAAAVGGIMAFLVALPLMRLSGLAAGIATFGVLMITLNVLRNWESVGPGVRTMTGIPQHTGLAVAAGGALVAMVIAFAYQRSRFGRRLRAAREDHNAARATGVNIYLERVRAFTLSGVIAGFAGAQLAHLLGSISTEQVALDLTFVTLAMLVVGGTGSLWAAVAGTGVISFLNQFLGEAETGLSFGLFEVTLPTGTRPLIVAGVMAGMLILRPQGITGGRELPWPRRPDTAAGRRRRRTAREAA